Proteins co-encoded in one Fusarium musae strain F31 chromosome 3, whole genome shotgun sequence genomic window:
- a CDS encoding hypothetical protein (antiSMASH:Cluster_3.1), translating into MSRSHAISDFAEANRRIALKQYLTPVNLARLPKEEDINEMLRNQEIVKQLLQQVNSLQSSLRTQSGPGPPQEHMVGLSATRPMIAPTEAAKPELNSGRLYAEVAILSRQDRELHKASDVIGLSEA; encoded by the exons ATGTCACGTTCCCATGCTATCTCCGATTTCGCCGAGGCAAACCGGAGAATTGCCTTAAAACAGTACCTCACACCGGTGAACCTAGCTAGGCTACCTAAAGAGGAGGATATCAACGAAATGCTGAGAAATCAGGAGATAGTGAAGCAATTACTGCAGCAAGTCAACTCACTGCAATCCTCTCTAAGGACTCAATCAGGTCCTGGACCTCCTCAAGAACACATGGTCGGTTTGTCTGCGACGAGACCGATGATTGCCCCGACAGAGGCTGCAAAGCCAGAACTC AACAGCGGCAGACTCTATGCCGAGGTTGCTATTCTCTCCAGACAAGACAGGGAGCTGCACAAAGCTTCAGACGTGATCGGACTGTCTGAAGCCTGA
- a CDS encoding hypothetical protein (EggNog:ENOG41~antiSMASH:Cluster_3.1) — translation MQDFESVGAWFDGVAKFNCTSVSKVPNASIAIVGGGVSGLTTALMLDSIGLHNWEIIEASDRVGGRFRTKFVGGTQEFAEMGPMRLPYTVTYKSDNSTHEYTEHRLTFQLAETLNSMNGNDSKWKVDFIPWIQHHPNELIAWGTGRHPDGSIPTRADILANSSLARPPAMVSAEYNETKRRMNEILKNETMLKAIQADVWRSHKFVMGQGYDDWSEQCMMRESFHASENVTDAIWTATDYDVFWDELVHNSNLALDGTKDSLGETEWKCVDGGFNRLTDAFIPHVSDRLVLNRKIRKLEPVKSKDGQTRTRLSWYPSVKKRTFESKDYDYTIMAAPFTMTRFMDLPSFSSVLGRAISEAGLRFKSACKVSLLFSERFWEKGDRPIFGGYSIPESRPIGALYYPVYGLNESRPGLITHYRGGDWSDRYVSFSDEEHVQTVLAAIVSLHGEQARELYTGDYERLCWLQDEHTATSWCRPDVEQHNLYIPAYHQTEHNTIFIGEHTAPTQAWISSAIYSAARGTIQLLLELGMVEEAKEINRRWMGRWIRHEAKP, via the coding sequence ATGCAAGATTTTGAATCGGTCGGAGCTTGGTTCGACGGCGTCGCGAAGTTCAATTGCACCTCAGTCTCCAAAGTCCCCAATGCCTCGATCGCCATTGTCGGGGGCGGTGTTTCCGGGCTTACCACCGCTCTCATGCTAGATAGCATAGGTCTTCACAACTGGGAGATCATCGAAGCTAGCGATAGAGTCGGCGGACGCTTCAGGACCAAGTTTGTTGGTGGTACACAGGAATTTGCAGAGATGGGCCCGATGAGATTGCCGTATACCGTCACGTATAAGAGTGATAACTCTACACATGAGTATACGGAGCATCGCTTGACTTTCCAGTTGGCCGAGACTCTCAATTCCATGAATGGCAATGACTCAAAGTGGAAAGTCGACTTTATTCCCTGGATTCAACATCATCCCAATGAGCTTATTGCTTGGGGAACTGGTCGCCATCCTGATGGCAGCATCCCAACGAGAGCAGACATTCTCGCAAACTCAAGCCTCGCCAGACCGCCAGCTATGGTCTCCGCCGAGTATAACGAAACCAAGCGCCGTATGaatgagatcctcaagaacgAAACTATGCTCAAAGCCATTCAGGCCGACGTCTGGCGGTCTCACAAATTCGTCATGGGCCAGGGCTACGATGACTGGAGTGAACAATGTATGATGCGGGAATCTTTCCATGCCAGCGAGAACGTAACTGATGCTATTTGGACTGCGACGGATTATGATGTCTTCTGGGATGAATTGGTGCACAACTCAAACCTAGCATTGGATGGGACGAAAGACTCTTTAGGCGAGACAGAGTGGAAGTGCGTTGATGGAGGCTTCAATCGACTCACCGATGCTTTCATCCCTCACGTTTCCGATCGTCTGGTTCTCAATCGTAAGATCAGAAAGCTCGAACCAGTCAAGAGTAAAGATGGCCAAACTCGAACAAGGCTCTCATGGTATCCCAGCGTCAAGAAACGGACGTTCGAGTCGAAAGACTACGACTACACCATCATGGCAGCTCCCTTCACAATGACCCGCTTCATGGACCTCCCCTCATTCTCATCCGTCCTCGGCCGCGCAATCAGCGAAGCAGGCCTACGCTTCAAATCCGCCTGCAAagtctccctcctcttctccgaaCGTTTCTGGGAGAAAGGCGACCGCCCCATCTTTGGTGGTTACTCCATTCCTGAGAGTAGACCCATCGGCGCATTATACTATCCTGTCTACGGACTAAATGAGTCCCGACCTGGGCTGATTACACACTACCGTGGTGGAGATTGGAGTGATCGCTACGTCAGCTTCTCTGACGAAGAGCACGTCCAGACAGTTCTCGCCGCAATCGTTAGTCTTCACGGGGAGCAAGCGCGAGAGCTCTATACGGGTGATTATGAACGGTTGTGCTGGTTGCAAGATGAACATACTGCGACATCGTGGTGTCGTCCTGATGTTGAGCAACACAATCTGTACATCCCGGCGTATCATCAGACGGAGCACAATACTATCTTCATTGGTGAGCATACAGCCCCGACACAGGCTTGGATTAGCTCAGCTATATACTCCGCTGCAAGGGGGACGATTCAATTGTTGCTAGAGCTAGGAATGGTGGAAGAGGCAAAGGAGATCAATCGACGTTGGATGGGAAGATGGATTAGGCACGAGGCCAAGCCATGA
- a CDS encoding hypothetical protein (antiSMASH:Cluster_3.1) — MDFSGSESFTYHMSTALLDTRPIIISGPSGVGKGTLIQRLKGNHPTIFSSAVSHTTRQPRPGEVEGVAYFFCSAPEFHSMKMRKEFVEHTYFSGNFYGTSRKAMAEVMKEGLAPILDIEMEGVKKIQSSDLVARYIFLKPPSLETLEARLRSHGTENEASISQRLEQAKLELEFAETGVHDMIIVNDDLDEAYQQLGDFIFPHRIYS, encoded by the exons ATGGATTTCTCTGGCTCAGAGTCATTTACATACCACATGAGCACAG CACTGCTCGACACTCGTCCCATCATTATATCTGGCCCTTCTGGCGTTGGCAAGGGTACATTAATACAAAGATTGAAGGGCAATCACCCaaccatcttctcatccGCTGTCTCACACACGACGCGCCAGCCGCGACCTGGCGAGGTTGAGGGAGTCGCCTACTTCTTCTGCTCCGCGCCAGAGTTTCACAGCATGAAAATGCGGAAAGAGTTCGTCGAGCACACTTATTTCAGCGGCAACTTCTATGGCACGAGCAGGAAAGCCATGGCTGAGGTGATGAAGGAGGGTCTGGCCCCCATCTTGGATATCGAGATGGAGGGCGTCAAGAAGATACAGTCTTCAGACTTGGTTGCTCGCTATATCTTCCTCAAGCCTCCAAGTCTAGAAACACTCGAAGCCAGACTTCGATCCCACGGTACCGAAAATGAAGCGAGCATCTCACAGCGTTTGGAACAAGCCAAGCTAGAGCTTGAGTTTGCAGAGACTGGAGTGCACGACATGATCATCGTCAACGACGATCTTGATGAAGCGTATCAGCAGCTGGGGGACTTTATCTTTCCGCATCGAATCTATAGTTAG
- a CDS encoding hypothetical protein (EggNog:ENOG41~antiSMASH:Cluster_3.1) — translation MQSFLTFALLFGSTLAAPLNADQNEVARSVEGALGLEKRQTLPRSVVQIIDLGNGEDSETSTTDAFIETTATSTTAFGIPTDGPVDPFGSTDDIQQPDPAGPISGLDKRQLDALTSLLGGLAPVPMNKRQLDALTSLLGGLKSDRLNKRQLESITGLLGPLLGGLGGLGGAPPAVPPPVPVPGVTATTTATGATSTASGAVPTNLEEFPTFGSE, via the coding sequence ATGCAGTCATTCCTTACTTTTGCATTGCTTTTCGGCAGCACTCTGGCTGCTCCATTAAACGCTGACCAGAATGAAGTCGCTCGTTCTGTTGAGGGCGCCCTTGGCCTGGAGAAACGTCAAACCCTTCCCCGATCCGTAGTCCAGATCATTGACTTGGGCAACGGTGAAGACTCCGAGACTTCTACCACCGATGCTTTCATCGAAACCACTGCTACCAGCACCACTGCCTTCGGGATCCCGACTGATGGACCTGTCGATCCTTTTGGATCCACGGATGATATTCAACAGCCAGATCCCGCCGGCCCCATCAGTGGTCTGGACAAGAGACAACTCGATGCTCTGACGAGTCTTCTTGGAGGACTGGCACCCGTACCCATGAACAAAAGACAGCTCGATGCTCTGACGAGCCTTCTTGGAGGACTCAAGTCCGATCGCCTGAACAAGCGACAACTTGAAAGTATCACCGGTCTTCTTGGTCCACTCCTCGGAGGCCTTGGAGGCCTAGGGGGTGCACCACCTGCCGTGCCTCCACCTGTACCCGTTCCCGGGGTCACCGCTACTACGACCGCTACTGGGGCCACTTCTACTGCTAGCGGTGCTGTTCCTACCAACCTCGAGGAGTTCCCCACTTTTGGTTCTGAATGA
- a CDS encoding hypothetical protein (EggNog:ENOG41~SMCOG1173:WD-40 repeat-containing protein~antiSMASH:Cluster_3.1) translates to MYNRDSRIMRKLLGKAATETPAGDSANLSITSAPASTISASFRPSKSQDAVYRAGVPILALDVSPDRRAAVLAGGHILKTVVLDDPHNFNFNFREGVDLRAAITAQPAGLKGNQAADQLSIRDVKWHGGSTIFTACANGKIFAYDVARVGSGAAEPLEYMQMQEDSRQVNTLDVNPHLKSWLLSGSQDGMARVFDTAAPLQGRSGGITFRQRFAPLKCIDSVRQVKWSPKVGHEMACCTEGGVVLKWDVRQPARPLLRINAHEKACASIAWHPDGNHLISAGRDTKLHVWDLSSSADKRQKPKWSVTTPAPIWTIAWRPGLWSATAQNKRVAQIAVSYDDSSSRRYGTSAVHIWDLARPTMAYKEIERFDASPATLLWQDQDMLWTVGQDGLFAQNDVAYAPKVIDRQSTSSMAFSPKGDVMMFLDERSHQSSRPRPPVTHHAEIVPRGPYGSSPNAPMLSISRSDSEEDVVGSFLGPRRRMSRRKAGRSTNLSTTPPSGSGLDDKPFLALDQAINVTGVFKTQQTMAFGRLPAVKTTQIYQYLSGLYLETLHQELPYVKDGKPLNERVGVILEHYARAAESVSYFRLAQTWRVLAYTVGLLLDRRAQYHLDLRLGRFQKVKIEERKGSGMLKPVDFYTASRTPGDETPRRPSGKSGLGSRSLSTRSLLAMGFESTSNVPTPLARPADAPDNSKEHAQQVGKKLAAVTEPDELRLGPGINDRFEDTPRKRLDSVPVSDVSHESESSQISSTEGYDFYDAEVLLKALDVPPPKKKEPLSLDSTIPEVQRVTRHDSDESFAQMFSTSDATKKPSASTPRGTGPWRSSLARHASDMEKDNEYPSHIRGEEVHADTPTDSPKSRPHSKKPPTDSPEDLFLISQTTMGTDDSFPSQTSEPLQSGPSPPKIVAESLPAKQDSPQPQVLVPASHPNRSNSPAKDLFPAQKDLRPHIVETDFLPWDDDPLYPFPTTVSGNSPIVSPLDPYTSITEALHYESRTSAVNASAIVLLLKPLVPDFVIDYHQANAVLRQHHSRLMQMGLFIEASLLRNLCIKGWPEGLPQWGENYTAIFTPAQQNGKVSFLCSACKKPRELDPKDGPEAIWTCERCRTTMAPCAVCGHREPTHAEFAHVELPTALGSPDSWLSQWWYCPGCAHGGHASCLTAWHAVLDQPDSSGSTTFSDGCCPLDGCGHACLPGRYRGETSTARSDEIGRATVEKTRARDERGASSSRRSSPRAGMDRSVKSDGNDIPQSRAVGMARDALNKGSGGILSSSPGRAVVTGERERRKSVKFASTD, encoded by the coding sequence ATGTATAACCGCGACTCAAGGATAATGCGCAAGCTCCTCGGCAAGGCTGCGACCGAGACCCCCGCAGGCGATTCAGCCAATCTCTCGATAACAAGCGCGCCCGCTTCTACAATCTCAGCCTCGTTTCGACCGTCAAAGTCGCAAGATGCCGTCTATAGAGCCGGTGTCCCGATACTGGCCCTCGATGTTTCCCCCGATCGAAGAGCCGCCGTCCTGGCAGGTGGACATATCCTGAAGACAGTGGTCCTCGACGATCCccacaacttcaacttcaactttcgCGAGGGCGTGGACTTGAGGGCTGCGATTACTGCTCAGCCTGCGGGACTGAAGGGGAACCAGGCAGCGGATCAGCTCAGCATTCGCGATGTCAAATGGCACGGTGGCTCTACAATCTTCACGGCTTGCGCGAATGGCAAGATCTTCGCATACGATGTCGCACGAGTCGGATCTGGCGCGGCCGAGCCATTGGAATacatgcagatgcaggaaGATTCGCGCCAGGTTAACACCCTTGATGTCAATCCACATCTCAAGAGCTGGCTTCTTTCAGGCAGCCAAGATGGCATGGCGCGCGTTTTCGATACTGCGGCACCTCTCCAAGGACGGTCGGGCGGCATCACCTTTCGGCAACGATTCGCGCCCCTGAAATGCATTGACTCGGTTCGGCAAGTTAAATGGTCTCCAAAGGTCGGGCACGAGATGGCCTGCTGTACCGAGGGTGGAGTGGTGCTCAAGTGGGATGTCCGCCAACCAGCAAGACCTTTGCTGAGGATCAATGCACACGAAAAGGCCTGCGCCTCTATCGCATGGCATCCAGATGGAAACCACCTTATCAGTGCTGGCCGAGATACGAAACTCCATGTGTGGGATCTTTCGAGTTCAGCCGATAAACGGCAGAAGCCGAAATGGTCTGTGACAACACCTGCGCCTATCTGGACTATCGCATGGCGACCTGGCCTGTGGTCTGCTACAGCGCAAAACAAACGCGTAGCTCAAATAGCAGTGTCCTACGATGATAGCAGTTCTCGTCGATATGGTACTTCGGCAGTACACATCTGGGACCTGGCTCGACCGACCATGGCATACAAAGAAATCGAGAGATTTGACGCTTCACCGGCTACTCTGCTCTGGCAAGACCAGGACATGCTTTGGACAGTTGGTCAAGACGGATTGTTTGCGCAAAACGATGTCGCATATGCGCCCAAGGTCATTGATCGCCAGTCTACCTCATCTATGGCATTTTCACCGAAAGGCGATGTTATGATGTTCCTTGACGAGCGATCTCATCAAAGCAGCCGACCTCGGCCTCCAGTCACACACCATGCTGAGATAGTGCCTCGTGGCCCCTACGGATCGAGCCCCAACGCCCCCATGCTGAGTATCAGCCGTAGCGACTCGGAGGAGGATGTCGTTGGCAGTTTTCTTGGTCCCCGACGACGAATGAGTCGAAGGAAAGCAGGACGATCCACCAACTTGAGCACGACGCCACCTTCTGGATCTGGCCTCGATGATAAGCCGTTCCTGGCACTCGACCAAGCCATCAATGTTACAGGTGTCTTCAAGACTCAGCAAACGATGGCTTTCGGTCGACTGCCTGCTGTAAAAACAACACAAATCTACCAATATCTCTCAGGACTATACCTCGAGACGCTCCACCAGGAGCTCCCATACGTTAAAGATGGCAAGCCGCTCAATGAACGAGTCGGTGTTATTCTAGAACATTACGCCCGCGCAGCCGAAAGCGTTTCGTACTTCCGATTAGCACAGACTTGGCGCGTTCTCGCCTACACGGTCGGCCTACTCCTCGATCGTCGCGCTCAATACCACCTTGACCTCCGACTCGGACGCTTCCAGAAGGTGAAGATagaagagagaaagggaAGTGGAATGCTGAAGCCCGTTGACTTTTATACTGCTAGTCGAACCCCCGGCGACGAAACGCCCCGACGTCCTTCTGGAAAGTCAGGGCTCGGCAGCCGCTCTCTGAGCACTCGATCCCTCCTCGCGATGGGATTTGAGAGCACGTCCAACGTCCCAACTCCGCTCGCGCGACCGGCTGATGCTCCCGATAATTCCAAAGAGCATGCACAACAGGTTGGCAAGAAGCTTGCAGCCGTCACGGAGCCTGATGAACTTCGTCTTGGGCCTGGCATAAATGACAGGTTCGAAGACACCCCCCGAAAGCGGCTCGACTCGGTTCCCGTCTCTGATGTCAGCCATGAAAGCGAGAGCTCACAGATATCTAGCACTGAAGGATACGACTTTTACGACGCCGAGGTCTTGCTCAAGGCCCTTGATGTCCCTCCCCCTAAGAAGAAGGAGCCTCTATCGCTGGACTCTACGATTCCAGAGGTTCAGAGGGTGACGCGCCATGATTCGGACGAGAGCTTTGCTCAGATGTTTTCGACGTCTGATGCTACCAAGAAACCTTCGGCTTCGACACCGAGAGGCACTGGACCATGGCGATCGAGCCTTGCGAGACATGCCTCGGACATGGAGAAGGATAACGAGTACCCGAGTCACATTCGCGGCGAAGAGGTTCATGCAGATACGCCGACGGATTCACCCAAGTCACGCCCACATAGTAAGAAGCCGCCGACCGACTCGCCGGAGGATCTTTTCTTAATCTCTCAAACCACAATGGGAACCGATGATTCGTTCCCGTCGCAAACGTCAGAGCCCTTACAATCTGGACCGTCGCCCCCCAAGATTGTGGCGGAGTCTCTTCCAGCGAAGCAAGACTcccctcagccacaagtACTTGTTCCAGCAAGTCATCCCAATCGATCCAACAGCCCTGCCAAAGACCTGTTTCCTGCGCAGAAAGATCTACGGCCTCACATCGTGGAGACAGACTTTCTCCCATGGGACGATGATCCTTTATATCCCTTCCCGACTACTGTGTCTGGCAATAGCCCAATTGTCTCACCGCTTGATCCCTACACTTCCATCACAGAGGCCTTGCACTACGAGTCGCGAACTTCTGCTGTTAATGCTTCGGCCATCGTTCTCCTTCTTAAGCCTTTAGTACCCGACTTTGTGATAGACTATCACCAGGCCAACGCAGTCCTGCGACAGCACCACTCGAGATTGATGCAAATGGGCCTCTTCATTGAGGCCTCGCTTCTACGGAACTTGTGCATTAAAGGATGGCCAGAAGGGTTGCCCCAGTGGGGCGAGAACTATACAGCAATCTTCACACCAGCGCAGCAGAACGGAAAGGTTAGCTTCCTTTGCTCTGCGTGCAAGAAACCCAGGGAGCTTGATCCCAAAGATGGCCCAGAAGCTATCTGGACTTGTGAGCGATGTCGCACCACCATGGCGCCATGCGCCGTCTGTGGCCATAGAGAGCCAACACATGCTGAATTCGCACACGTGGAACTACCAACCGCCTTGGGCTCCCCAGACTCCTGGCTCTCCCAATGGTGGTACTGTCCTGGTTGTGCACACGGCGGTCATGCCTCCTGTCTCACAGCATGGCACGCTGTTCTCGATCAGCCAGACTCTAGCGGCTCAACTACCTTCAGCGATGGCTGTTGTCCCCTCGATGGCTGTGGACATGCCTGTCTTCCAGGCCGATATCGCGGTGAGACTAGCACAGCGCGATCTGATGAGATTGGTCGCGCGACCGTAGAGAAGACGAGGGCAAGAGATGAGCGTGGAGCAAGCAGCAGTAGACGATCAAGTCCTCGTGCAGGCATGGATAGATCTGTCAAGAGTGATGGCAATGACATACCGCAGAGCAGAGCGGTGGGTATGGCGCGGGATGCGCTGAATAAGGGCAGTGGAGGGATCCTCAGCTCGAGCCCTGGAAGGGCTGTTGTGACGGGGgaaagggagaggaggaagagtgtCAAGTTTGCGAGCACTGATTGA
- a CDS encoding hypothetical protein (antiSMASH:Cluster_3.1) encodes MSFDSFSMYQLDTPNMLGGQNAQSSHDNFQLSPFDTCQVPGMIQYQMDMQRDLQEDEEPKSNPRPKLGYKRASSACKQCRHRKIRCIASSSDAQARCVSCVRLKKECSSYLTGRSSADGSDLIRVARFSPSTDGGSDAYDLAQTSASMEKYLDIQKPPLDSSKTRATASVAPIGNGISWADDFASGMRGLFNFDDKVFESVFANTTLLWYLQ; translated from the exons ATGTCGTTTGATTCCTTCAGCATGTATCAGCTTGATACGCCAAATATGCTAGGTGGCCAGAATGCCCAATCTTCACATGACAACTTTCAATTAAGTCCATTCGATACCTGCCAAGTCCCTGGCATGATTCAGTATCAAATGGATATGCAGCGAGATCTacaggaagatgaggaaccAAAATCAAATCCGAGGCCCAAGCTCGGCTACAAGCGAGCCTCATCAGCATGCA AGCAATGCAGACATCGCAAGATAAGGTGCATCGCCTCTTCTTCCGACGCCCAAGCTCGTTGCGTCAGCTGCGTTCGTTTGAAGAAAGAGTGCAGCTCTTACCTTACGGGCCGGTCATCTGCTGATGGCTCTGATCTCATTCGAGTAGCCAGGTTCTCTCCTTCTACCGATGGAGGCTCAGACGCATATGATCTAGCACAGACTTCTGCCAGCATGGAGAAATATCTAGACATTCAAAAGCCACCGTTGGATTCATCCAAAACGAGGGCTACAGCTTCAGTAGCCCCCATAGGCAATGGCATCTCGTGGGCAGATGACTTTGCATCTGGAATGAGAGGTTTGTTCAACTTTGATGATAAAGTCTTCGAGTCGGTCTTTGCTAACACCACTCTTCTCTGGTATCTACAGTAG
- a CDS encoding hypothetical protein (EggNog:ENOG41~antiSMASH:Cluster_3.1) has translation MQYMTIVAFLAATVAAGPQIRAYPSIDQITVAQANNACGNNMQVTCCNKVTNTPAGNAVGNGAGILNNLSLFDQCSKLDVNVLAIANGLLNKECQANAACCQNSGGSATGGLVNVALPCIALSSLI, from the exons ATGCAGTACATGACCATCGTCGCTTTCCTCGCCGCCACCGTGGCCGCCGGTCCCCAGATCAGGGCTTACCCTTCCATTGATCAGATCACCGTCGCCCAGGCCAACAATGCTTGCGGAAACAACATGCAGGTCACCTGCTGCAACAAGGTCACCAACACTCCTGCCGGCAACGCTGTTGGCAACGGTGCTGGTATCCTCAACAACCTGAGCCTGTTTGATCAGTGCTCCAAGCTTGATGTTAATGTTCTGGCTATTGCTAATGGCCTCCTTAACAAGGAATGCCAGGCAAACGCCGCCTGCTGTCAGAACAGCGGCGGAAGC GCCACTGGTGGTCTTGTCAACGTCGCCCTTCCTTGCATTGCTCTCAGCAGCCTTATCTAA